A part of Terriglobus roseus genomic DNA contains:
- a CDS encoding TadE/TadG family type IV pilus assembly protein, with protein sequence MRHVKHLRAGEVLCEETGSTLLETSLCLSLVLLVILGIMECSLAVYTEHYVEWAASAGARYATVRGSTYSGTMCATSNSNYCEAGASDIQNYIRTNVAPGISASNISVTASWPGTSGASGACDTAQGSNSPGCMVTVTVSYPFTFMLPAPLNKGITLSASRSTIISQ encoded by the coding sequence GTGCGTCACGTTAAACATCTTCGTGCAGGTGAAGTCTTATGCGAGGAAACAGGCAGCACATTGCTGGAGACGTCACTGTGTCTCAGCCTTGTGCTGCTCGTCATTCTCGGCATTATGGAATGTTCTCTGGCGGTGTATACCGAGCACTACGTCGAATGGGCTGCATCTGCAGGTGCTCGGTATGCCACAGTGCGGGGTTCTACATACAGCGGCACAATGTGCGCAACGTCAAATTCAAACTATTGTGAGGCGGGAGCGAGCGACATCCAGAACTACATTCGAACAAATGTGGCGCCAGGAATTAGTGCATCCAACATATCTGTCACAGCATCATGGCCGGGTACATCGGGAGCATCTGGCGCATGCGATACAGCGCAGGGAAGTAATAGTCCGGGATGCATGGTGACCGTAACCGTCAGCTACCCGTTTACCTTTATGCTTCCTGCGCCCTTGAATAAAGGCATTACCCTCTCCGCAAGTCGATCCACGATAATTTCTCAATAA
- a CDS encoding TadE/TadG family type IV pilus assembly protein: MSQQIPLFRLIAQSASLAQRQDGNSLIETALVLPVLLLLLAGAVDIGRGFRAAMIVNAAARTGTAYGIHYPTDVAGMKLAAQTDASTLITVKPVATYGCECSDGTSAIASCSSEPTCSSSMNSVYYVELDTSSTYTPLLPWPGISTTIPLTAKVRLRASR, encoded by the coding sequence ATGAGTCAACAAATTCCGTTGTTTCGTCTCATCGCACAATCGGCATCGCTCGCACAGCGCCAGGACGGCAACAGCCTGATTGAAACGGCCCTTGTACTTCCCGTTTTGCTTCTCCTGCTTGCCGGTGCTGTAGACATTGGCCGCGGTTTTCGTGCCGCTATGATCGTGAACGCGGCAGCGCGTACGGGCACTGCATACGGCATTCATTATCCAACTGACGTTGCGGGCATGAAGCTTGCGGCGCAAACCGATGCGTCCACACTTATCACTGTGAAGCCTGTCGCGACGTACGGTTGTGAATGTTCAGACGGCACGAGTGCTATTGCTTCCTGTTCGTCTGAACCAACCTGCTCCAGCTCCATGAACAGCGTGTACTACGTGGAGTTGGATACCAGTTCCACCTATACACCCTTGCTTCCATGGCCTGGTATTTCTACTACCATTCCTCTTACAGCGAAGGTGAGACTCCGTGCGTCACGTTAA
- a CDS encoding Tad domain-containing protein, with protein MRRLSQLRDDSGQVLVVAALCMVVLIGFLGLAVDIGAVRHEQRRLQNAADATALAAALEVRVCGSTSNCGTMQTAVQKAMVENGYSGATLITQCASAGTGLTVMVNNPTCIVTNTMTSGSTTLNRLNYVETQVSETAPLYFSRIFGFTGFSLKARAQAARGIGGPCLYALNPTDSGTLNVAVGLGFRANCGVVVESSSPSSVNCLVGLGVTAPYVQVSPTGGGASLLCLGNTRVTQAPLPVPADPLAYLPAPAQPNAPCGKTTGSPYTGAPGPVTILPILANITFNPGVYCGGITITASVGSTITFNPGTYIISNYQAPKDIFGNTPAPVSSGFVISVAALSTIQGKGVMFYNQSNNGISLTLPTLPLGLSNFAFSAPTSGQYGGILFWQAKNITNTGTFLAPTLLSGQQLNGVIYEPGATVSYAVNVINAGGGYNGIVADKVQFNAGVLSTISNDYSSLQSGSPLGGDHSELVQ; from the coding sequence ATGAGGCGCCTATCCCAACTTCGTGATGACAGCGGCCAGGTACTGGTCGTCGCCGCTTTGTGCATGGTCGTACTGATTGGATTTCTCGGTCTGGCCGTGGACATTGGCGCCGTCCGCCATGAGCAACGGCGCCTGCAGAACGCTGCCGATGCCACTGCATTGGCGGCAGCACTCGAGGTGCGAGTCTGTGGCAGTACGTCCAACTGCGGGACAATGCAAACCGCGGTGCAGAAGGCGATGGTAGAGAACGGATACAGCGGAGCCACTCTCATCACGCAATGCGCGTCCGCTGGAACTGGGCTCACTGTTATGGTGAACAACCCCACATGCATCGTTACAAATACGATGACCTCTGGTTCGACGACGCTGAACCGTCTCAATTATGTGGAGACTCAGGTTTCTGAGACGGCGCCGTTGTACTTCTCGCGGATCTTCGGTTTCACGGGATTTTCCCTTAAAGCGCGCGCGCAGGCAGCACGTGGCATCGGCGGGCCCTGTCTCTATGCGCTCAATCCTACCGATTCTGGCACGCTCAATGTGGCGGTCGGCCTTGGCTTCAGGGCCAACTGTGGCGTTGTCGTCGAATCTAGCAGCCCCAGTTCCGTGAATTGCCTCGTGGGTCTCGGTGTCACCGCGCCGTACGTACAGGTCTCTCCAACTGGAGGAGGTGCCAGCCTTCTGTGTCTTGGAAATACACGAGTCACGCAAGCTCCTCTCCCTGTCCCTGCAGATCCTCTCGCGTACCTCCCCGCACCAGCTCAACCCAATGCGCCATGCGGCAAAACTACGGGCTCTCCTTATACAGGGGCTCCTGGTCCCGTGACCATTCTGCCCATCCTTGCGAATATAACCTTCAACCCCGGCGTCTACTGTGGCGGTATTACTATCACGGCGTCTGTCGGCTCCACGATCACGTTTAATCCTGGAACATACATCATCAGCAACTATCAAGCACCGAAAGATATCTTCGGCAACACGCCGGCTCCTGTTAGCTCTGGATTTGTCATTAGCGTCGCGGCTCTCAGCACAATTCAAGGCAAGGGAGTGATGTTTTATAACCAAAGCAACAACGGCATATCTCTCACGCTTCCCACCCTGCCCCTTGGATTGTCGAACTTCGCTTTCAGTGCACCAACCAGCGGACAATATGGCGGCATTCTGTTTTGGCAGGCCAAAAACATCACTAACACAGGTACCTTCCTGGCCCCCACACTTCTGTCTGGTCAACAGTTGAATGGTGTCATTTACGAACCAGGAGCAACTGTTAGTTACGCGGTAAATGTCATTAACGCGGGCGGTGGTTACAACGGCATCGTGGCGGATAAGGTGCAATTCAACGCAGGCGTGCTCAGCACTATTTCCAACGATTACTCCTCACTCCAGTCCGGCTCACCGTTGGGCGGAGATCATTCGGAGCTGGTGCAATGA
- a CDS encoding DUF192 domain-containing protein — translation MVSVHTLAEDVVVASSVMVADTSVSRAVGLLGRSHLQREEGIWIKPSSGVHTIGMRFPIDVVGLDAQLRVVRLWPSLKPYRLTAIVPSVRTVLELAAGRIVESGLQLGDQLRIQESGLLHEAPIPTS, via the coding sequence ATGGTATCCGTTCATACGCTTGCGGAAGATGTTGTCGTAGCTTCAAGCGTTATGGTCGCTGATACATCCGTTAGTCGCGCAGTCGGCTTGCTGGGCCGCAGCCATCTTCAGCGGGAAGAAGGCATCTGGATCAAACCGTCTTCGGGCGTGCATACCATCGGCATGCGCTTTCCGATCGACGTAGTTGGCCTGGACGCACAGCTTCGCGTGGTGCGTCTCTGGCCTTCGCTCAAACCGTATCGCCTCACTGCCATCGTGCCGTCGGTACGCACCGTCCTCGAACTCGCTGCAGGCAGGATCGTCGAATCCGGCCTGCAGCTAGGGGACCAACTTCGCATTCAGGAGTCCGGCCTGTTACATGAGGCGCCTATCCCAACTTCGTGA
- a CDS encoding LPXTG cell wall anchor domain-containing protein, protein MDMTTMIRVAAGVLAVLILAVIVYRRRKQA, encoded by the coding sequence ATGGACATGACCACAATGATCCGCGTAGCAGCCGGTGTTCTCGCGGTATTGATTCTTGCAGTGATTGTGTATCGCCGCCGTAAACAGGCATAA
- a CDS encoding type II secretion system F family protein: MSFLLIGSAGFMLFSVVLLLAMPMVWNESANSDRLRHLVQVKDVEVKPKSPRLREVLARWTAVLRPRAGTRQSEQAREKLEAAGLRTSLQRDTYALAQGIAPLAGLFLGTFVRSNMLLACVTLAAIGYLGPDIWLRRRIRLYKASLVRSLPDALDLLNICVEAGLGLDQAMVRVSDELALSHRELHGEFQRVLLEQRVGGVRMDAWKRFAERSDLEEVRSFVGMLIQSERFGTPIARALSRFADDLRMNRRQRAEEAAAKTRVKIVFPLVFFIFPCLFLVLLAPAIISLSGVFKDLQ; encoded by the coding sequence ATGAGTTTTCTTCTTATAGGGTCCGCCGGCTTCATGCTCTTCTCCGTCGTCCTGCTCCTTGCCATGCCCATGGTCTGGAACGAGTCTGCCAACTCGGATCGTCTTCGGCACTTGGTACAGGTAAAGGATGTTGAAGTAAAGCCAAAGTCACCGCGGTTGAGAGAAGTTCTGGCTCGTTGGACTGCAGTGCTACGGCCGCGTGCCGGCACACGCCAAAGCGAACAGGCAAGAGAAAAGCTTGAGGCTGCGGGACTGAGAACTTCGCTGCAAAGGGACACCTATGCTCTGGCGCAAGGCATCGCGCCTTTGGCCGGGCTTTTTCTCGGTACCTTTGTTCGCAGCAATATGCTGCTCGCATGTGTGACTCTTGCTGCGATTGGCTATCTCGGTCCAGATATCTGGTTGCGACGCCGCATTCGTTTGTATAAGGCGAGTCTCGTACGATCCCTGCCAGATGCACTTGATCTGCTGAACATCTGCGTGGAAGCTGGGCTCGGTTTGGATCAAGCAATGGTGCGCGTCTCTGACGAGTTGGCGCTAAGTCACCGGGAGCTACATGGGGAGTTTCAACGTGTCTTGTTAGAGCAGCGTGTGGGCGGGGTAAGAATGGACGCCTGGAAACGGTTTGCAGAACGGTCCGACTTAGAAGAAGTTCGATCGTTTGTTGGAATGCTTATCCAGTCCGAGCGATTTGGAACACCCATTGCGCGCGCACTTAGTCGATTTGCAGACGATTTGCGCATGAACCGAAGGCAACGGGCTGAGGAAGCCGCTGCTAAAACCCGCGTCAAAATTGTATTTCCTCTGGTCTTCTTTATCTTCCCCTGCCTGTTCCTGGTCTTGTTGGCACCGGCAATTATTAGTTTGTCCGGAGTCTTTAAAGACCTCCAGTAG
- a CDS encoding type II secretion system F family protein — translation MWIALCFALLTSIIFGAVMYGTTPSKVATEAELRLQTLVVFTKPSQPKTLQASLEKKVPNSYSWVEKYLEGTRLLRHIRLLLLQSRSDWSPGGVILTVVCIAVALPLLTYLVTANPILTAAAFAFSFAPVLWLRIKRQRRIKDFESALPQALEMFARSLRAGHAIPVAIGVLAEEAPLAVRLDFAEVHRDQNYGLPIRDAFSSMLERVPSRDLRIFVTGLLIQKDTGGNLPDVMDRIVAVIRDRVRIQGEVRTHTAQGRLTGWILCLLPVGLMLVINAMSPGYSRILFTDPMGRKLLYTGVVLLCLGVFTIRQIIRGIEV, via the coding sequence ATGTGGATCGCTCTTTGCTTCGCCCTGCTCACATCGATCATCTTCGGTGCCGTAATGTATGGCACCACACCTTCGAAGGTAGCCACGGAAGCGGAGCTGCGTCTGCAGACACTTGTCGTCTTTACGAAGCCGTCGCAGCCAAAGACGCTGCAGGCCAGCCTGGAGAAGAAGGTTCCAAATTCGTACTCCTGGGTAGAGAAGTATCTTGAAGGCACTCGTCTCCTGCGCCACATCCGTTTACTGCTGTTGCAGTCCAGAAGCGATTGGAGTCCGGGCGGAGTCATTCTCACGGTGGTCTGCATTGCTGTTGCATTGCCACTGTTGACATACCTTGTAACGGCGAACCCCATTCTCACAGCCGCCGCATTCGCTTTTTCTTTTGCTCCGGTATTGTGGCTTCGTATTAAGCGGCAGCGTCGTATCAAAGACTTTGAATCTGCACTTCCGCAAGCGCTGGAAATGTTTGCGCGTTCTCTGCGCGCAGGCCATGCGATTCCGGTTGCCATTGGTGTGCTTGCAGAAGAAGCGCCTCTTGCCGTGCGTCTGGACTTTGCGGAAGTGCACCGCGACCAGAACTATGGCTTGCCCATCCGCGATGCATTTTCCTCCATGCTGGAGCGTGTTCCCTCCCGTGACTTGCGTATCTTTGTCACCGGGCTCCTCATCCAGAAAGATACAGGTGGCAATCTTCCTGACGTGATGGATCGCATCGTTGCAGTCATTCGCGATCGCGTTCGCATTCAAGGAGAGGTGCGTACACATACCGCGCAAGGCCGACTCACCGGATGGATTCTCTGTCTGTTACCGGTAGGACTGATGCTCGTTATCAACGCCATGAGCCCGGGATATTCGCGCATCCTCTTCACCGATCCCATGGGCCGCAAGCTTCTCTACACAGGTGTCGTTCTCTTATGCCTCGGTGTGTTCACCATTCGTCAGATCATCCGCGGGATAGAAGTGTGA
- a CDS encoding CpaF family protein — MPIRHSISEATQQEVKSAVHRELLKRLDLERLAEFNETRSSQQQLFGIIHRIVTEQGIPLSAAERDRLTQEVLNEVFGLGPIEPLLHDPTVSDILVNTWNSVYVERRGLLEKTNIVFKDNRHLMHIIEKIVSAVGRRVDEMSPMVDARLPDGSRVNAIIPPLAIDGPILSIRRFGNTPLTAEDLIRSKMLAPSMLEVLRMAVEARLNIVVSGGTGAGKTTLLNVLSGFISGRERIVTVEDSAELLLRQEHVVRLETRPPNLEGHGAIRQRELIINALRMRPDRIVVGEVRGEETLDMLQAMNTGHDGSITTIHANSPRDAVARLETMAMMANVGLPEKAIRNQIASAVHLIVQVARMSDGSRRITHIAEVVGTQAEIVALNDLYLFERKGTDAAGKVAGRFYSPGILPRFAGRLHDIPPQALAELLNVSVEV; from the coding sequence ATGCCCATTCGTCATAGCATCTCGGAGGCCACCCAGCAGGAGGTGAAGTCGGCGGTGCATCGTGAGCTCCTGAAGAGGCTCGATCTTGAACGTCTGGCCGAGTTCAATGAGACACGTTCCAGCCAGCAACAGCTCTTTGGCATCATCCATCGCATCGTTACCGAGCAGGGAATTCCGCTGAGTGCAGCGGAGCGCGATCGCCTGACGCAAGAGGTATTGAATGAGGTCTTCGGCCTCGGCCCTATCGAACCCCTGCTCCACGATCCAACAGTCAGCGACATTCTCGTTAACACCTGGAACTCAGTGTATGTAGAGCGTCGCGGCCTTCTTGAGAAGACCAATATCGTCTTCAAAGACAACCGCCACCTGATGCACATCATTGAGAAGATCGTGTCGGCGGTGGGGAGGCGTGTGGATGAGATGTCGCCCATGGTCGACGCCCGCTTGCCGGATGGTTCGCGTGTGAACGCCATCATTCCGCCGCTGGCGATTGACGGGCCAATCCTCTCAATCCGTCGCTTCGGCAATACACCTCTCACTGCGGAAGATCTCATCCGTTCGAAGATGCTTGCACCTTCCATGCTTGAGGTTCTTCGCATGGCTGTGGAAGCGCGTTTGAACATCGTGGTTTCCGGAGGCACCGGTGCCGGTAAGACGACGCTGTTGAATGTGCTGTCAGGATTTATCTCTGGTCGTGAACGCATCGTTACGGTGGAAGACTCCGCCGAACTCTTGCTTCGCCAGGAGCATGTCGTACGTCTTGAAACGCGTCCGCCAAATCTGGAGGGGCACGGTGCTATTCGTCAACGCGAACTCATCATCAACGCACTGCGTATGCGTCCCGACCGCATTGTGGTCGGCGAAGTCCGTGGCGAAGAAACACTGGATATGTTGCAGGCGATGAATACAGGCCACGATGGTTCTATTACGACCATCCATGCAAACTCTCCGCGCGACGCCGTTGCCCGTCTTGAAACCATGGCCATGATGGCCAACGTTGGTCTTCCGGAAAAAGCGATCCGTAATCAGATTGCATCGGCAGTTCACCTCATTGTGCAGGTAGCTCGTATGAGCGATGGTTCACGCCGCATCACGCACATTGCAGAAGTTGTGGGAACACAGGCTGAGATCGTCGCACTGAATGACCTTTATCTTTTTGAACGTAAGGGGACTGATGCTGCCGGCAAGGTCGCTGGTCGCTTTTACTCACCGGGCATTCTTCCTCGCTTTGCAGGCAGACTTCATGACATACCGCCTCAGGCCCTTGCGGAACTCCTGAACGTGAGCGTGGAGGTCTAA